In a genomic window of Streptomyces sp. NBC_01231:
- a CDS encoding sugar ABC transporter permease: MNHTTQLPEHLPARVRKGAATAAPPPARGQKRRRPTSQQWAAWAFLAPVTLYLALFYAYPLYRNLDLSLRNYTVRSFVQGDAPFTGLKNYRTVFDDPTFAPALLHTVVFTAVCLVFQYAIGLALAVFFNQHFRLSATLRALFLVPWLLPLIVSASTWSWMLNSDSGIVNAALHALGIGPVNWLTSPSWSLASVIIANIWIGVPFNLVVLHSGLQSIPASLYEAASLDGANAWQRFWRITFPLLRPVSAITLLLGLVYTLKVFDIIWIMTKGGPADSSTTFATWSYQLGFGNLLPAFGPGAAVGNLLVVAALVFGLVYVRVQRKQALS; encoded by the coding sequence ATGAACCACACGACACAGCTGCCGGAGCACCTGCCCGCGCGCGTCCGGAAAGGGGCGGCAACCGCCGCCCCGCCCCCGGCCCGCGGCCAAAAACGCCGCCGGCCCACCTCCCAGCAGTGGGCCGCCTGGGCCTTCCTCGCCCCGGTGACCCTCTATCTCGCCCTCTTCTACGCCTATCCGCTCTACCGCAACCTCGACCTGAGCCTGCGCAACTACACCGTCCGCTCGTTCGTGCAGGGCGACGCGCCCTTCACGGGCCTGAAGAACTACCGGACCGTCTTCGACGACCCGACGTTCGCTCCGGCGCTGCTGCACACCGTGGTGTTCACCGCCGTGTGCCTGGTCTTCCAGTACGCGATCGGCCTGGCCCTCGCGGTCTTCTTCAACCAGCACTTCCGGCTGTCGGCGACCCTGCGCGCCCTGTTCCTGGTGCCGTGGCTGCTGCCGCTGATCGTCTCGGCGTCCACCTGGTCGTGGATGCTCAACAGCGACTCCGGCATCGTCAACGCCGCCCTGCACGCCCTCGGCATCGGGCCGGTCAACTGGCTGACCTCGCCGTCCTGGTCGCTGGCCTCGGTGATCATCGCGAACATCTGGATCGGCGTCCCCTTCAACCTGGTCGTCCTCCACAGCGGCCTCCAGTCCATTCCCGCGAGCCTGTACGAGGCGGCCTCCCTCGACGGGGCGAACGCCTGGCAGCGCTTCTGGCGCATCACCTTCCCGCTGCTGCGCCCGGTCTCCGCCATCACCCTCCTCCTCGGCCTCGTCTACACCCTCAAGGTCTTCGACATCATCTGGATCATGACCAAGGGCGGCCCGGCCGACTCGTCCACCACCTTCGCCACCTGGTCCTACCAACTCGGCTTCGGCAACCTCCTGCCCGCCTTCGGCCCGGGCGCGGCCGTCGGGAACCTGCTCGTCGTCGCCGCCCTGGTCTTCGGCCTGGTCTACGTCCGAGTCCAGCGAAAGCAGGCGCTGTCATGA
- a CDS encoding Ig-like domain-containing protein: MPSADRSARRRAPAALALALGAGLLAAPAAPAQAADTPQPAAHYTFDQDDLASGQITDSSGNGLTATLMNGSTAQSVAGPDGGKALALPGGAPTSDGAYVRLPREVLGDASDLTVSARVKWSGDTSSWQRIFDLGTDTTKYLFTTPNNGSVLRTAVTTGSGGAEAQVSGYAPLPADAWRTVTVTLDTTAGRVTTYLDGVAVSSAKTTVKAKELLDGSATAAGYIGKSLYPDPLLKGAIDDFTVWHSALSPEQVATTVGTLPTLQELSQTSFAVRTTSGTAPTLPAGVRSSFSDGYDRDLPIAWDAVPSDKYAQPGTFTVAGTAAGRAVRATVTVVREGQLTVDLGSDTGAFHGGASGTLYGVYGPDVPTNNLIEGMGLRTVSTKAQDGPQHPGADALDVVKPLADSTDGDVYIYMTDIHRGFPYEWPGATPQEKLKLYEEKIAKQVDQVLQLPEQYQDNIVFVPFNEPEGNMFGTGEWSYNKVSWLNDPDDYFAAWDSAYKLIKGKMPSARIAGPNTSVLYDQVKGFLTHALAAGTLPDVITWHELSHPEAVRESVAKYRVWEKELFKGTDREGTRLPININEYAFNYHTSVPGQMIQWVSAIEESKVDADIAYWNIDGNLSDSAVQSNRGNGQWWLLNAYASMSGHTVTVNPPFPGENYTMQGVATLDEKKKQARLVFGGSTGKGHITFAGVPKKLFGSRVHAWVREIEWSGQVGDNSGPKLLTETNLKVGDDGTVAVDFGDGALPKLKESSAYEVVLSPAGKAKSTQSPPVRWQGSYEAEDAAHTGSGYSKNGPEGSTSDVSKFYTSGGYDVGGLRTGSDVTLDFTVDVPEDGTYDLSTFANSLNTFDKVKEQGPTNVFLRVDGKADSEQELFLPLGYKWVVWDHTDTKVKLTKGKHTLTLAARSADGKRVTQGDAIVDRLTLSLPQASAGTQVYEGELAWPAGGAQPVYDLPKQAGTPAGGSGAVQLKKDQTAMFWVYSPADREATLDVDALGGTGARLSVNGHDVLRLAKGGGKVAVSLSGGVNKVTVTGSSSTTLVDRLTVTPGQGTLKARTYEAGDAELAGSATLTPLSLATAGTAITGIGGEPRNGNTATFDVAADRAGLFALRIRYSNPEQSAATHYNPDPLARHADISVNGGETQRVGFPHTFHQNNFWELTVPVRLKKGQNTITFRSEELPNFDGTTYASDTFPGVLLRSRYAPLIDRIAVAPYAREVR; encoded by the coding sequence ATGCCATCCGCTGACAGATCCGCCCGGCGCCGGGCCCCGGCCGCCCTGGCACTGGCTCTCGGTGCGGGCCTGCTGGCCGCACCGGCCGCCCCCGCTCAGGCGGCCGACACGCCCCAGCCCGCCGCCCACTACACCTTCGACCAGGACGACCTCGCCTCGGGCCAGATCACCGACAGTTCCGGCAACGGGCTGACGGCGACCTTGATGAACGGCTCCACCGCCCAGTCCGTCGCGGGCCCGGACGGCGGCAAGGCGCTGGCCCTGCCCGGCGGAGCACCCACCTCCGACGGCGCGTACGTCCGACTTCCCCGCGAAGTGCTGGGCGACGCAAGCGACTTGACGGTCTCGGCCCGCGTGAAGTGGAGCGGGGACACGTCGTCCTGGCAGCGGATCTTCGATCTGGGCACCGACACCACCAAGTACCTCTTCACCACCCCGAACAACGGCAGCGTGCTGCGCACCGCGGTGACCACCGGCTCAGGGGGCGCGGAGGCGCAGGTCTCCGGCTACGCGCCCCTGCCCGCCGACGCGTGGCGGACCGTCACCGTCACCCTCGACACCACCGCCGGCCGGGTCACCACCTACCTCGACGGCGTGGCGGTCTCCTCCGCGAAGACAACCGTCAAGGCCAAGGAGTTGCTGGACGGTTCGGCCACGGCCGCCGGCTACATCGGCAAGTCGCTCTACCCGGACCCACTGCTCAAGGGCGCGATCGACGACTTCACGGTGTGGCACTCGGCGCTCAGCCCCGAGCAGGTGGCCACAACGGTCGGGACCCTGCCGACCCTTCAGGAGCTCTCACAGACATCCTTCGCTGTCCGTACCACCAGCGGCACCGCCCCCACCCTCCCCGCGGGTGTCCGTTCCTCCTTCTCCGACGGCTACGACCGCGACCTGCCCATCGCCTGGGACGCCGTACCGTCCGACAAGTACGCGCAACCCGGCACGTTCACCGTGGCCGGGACGGCGGCCGGGCGCGCGGTGCGGGCGACCGTCACCGTGGTCCGCGAGGGCCAGCTCACCGTCGACCTCGGCTCGGACACCGGCGCGTTCCACGGCGGCGCCTCCGGCACGCTCTACGGCGTGTACGGACCGGACGTGCCCACCAACAACCTCATCGAGGGGATGGGCCTGCGCACGGTCTCCACGAAGGCGCAGGACGGCCCGCAGCACCCCGGCGCCGACGCGCTGGATGTGGTCAAGCCGCTGGCCGACTCCACCGACGGTGATGTGTACATCTACATGACCGACATCCACCGCGGCTTCCCGTACGAGTGGCCGGGCGCCACCCCCCAGGAGAAGCTCAAGCTCTACGAGGAGAAGATCGCCAAGCAGGTCGACCAGGTTCTCCAACTCCCCGAGCAGTACCAGGACAACATCGTCTTCGTGCCGTTCAACGAGCCCGAGGGCAACATGTTCGGCACCGGCGAGTGGAGCTACAACAAGGTCAGCTGGCTCAACGACCCCGACGACTACTTCGCCGCCTGGGACTCCGCCTACAAGCTCATCAAGGGCAAGATGCCCAGCGCCCGCATAGCCGGCCCCAACACCAGCGTCCTCTACGACCAGGTGAAGGGCTTCCTCACGCACGCCCTGGCCGCCGGCACCCTCCCGGACGTCATCACCTGGCACGAGCTGAGCCACCCGGAGGCGGTGCGCGAGAGCGTCGCCAAGTACCGGGTCTGGGAGAAGGAACTGTTCAAGGGAACCGACCGGGAGGGCACCCGACTCCCCATCAACATCAACGAGTACGCGTTCAACTACCACACCTCGGTGCCCGGCCAGATGATTCAGTGGGTGTCCGCCATCGAGGAGTCCAAGGTGGACGCCGACATCGCGTACTGGAACATCGACGGCAACCTCTCCGACTCCGCGGTGCAGTCCAACCGCGGCAACGGGCAGTGGTGGCTGCTGAACGCGTACGCCTCGATGAGCGGGCACACCGTGACGGTGAACCCGCCGTTCCCGGGCGAGAACTACACCATGCAGGGCGTCGCCACGCTCGACGAGAAGAAGAAGCAGGCACGGCTGGTCTTCGGCGGGTCCACCGGCAAGGGACACATCACCTTCGCGGGCGTCCCGAAGAAGCTCTTCGGCAGCCGTGTGCACGCCTGGGTGCGGGAGATCGAGTGGAGCGGACAGGTCGGCGACAACTCCGGCCCGAAGCTGCTCACGGAGACGAACCTGAAGGTCGGTGACGACGGCACGGTCGCCGTCGACTTCGGCGACGGCGCCCTGCCGAAGCTCAAGGAGTCCTCCGCGTACGAGGTCGTCCTCAGCCCGGCCGGGAAGGCGAAGAGCACGCAGTCACCGCCCGTGCGCTGGCAGGGCTCCTACGAGGCGGAGGACGCCGCCCACACCGGCTCCGGCTACTCCAAGAACGGCCCGGAGGGGTCGACCAGCGACGTGTCGAAGTTCTACACCTCCGGCGGCTACGACGTGGGCGGCCTGCGCACCGGTTCGGACGTCACCCTCGACTTCACCGTGGACGTGCCCGAGGACGGCACCTACGACCTGAGCACGTTCGCCAACTCCCTCAACACCTTCGACAAGGTGAAGGAGCAGGGACCCACCAACGTCTTCCTGCGGGTGGACGGAAAGGCGGACAGCGAGCAGGAGTTGTTCCTGCCGCTGGGCTACAAGTGGGTGGTGTGGGACCACACCGACACCAAGGTCAAGCTCACCAAGGGCAAGCACACCCTGACGCTCGCCGCGAGGAGCGCCGACGGCAAGCGCGTCACCCAGGGCGACGCCATCGTCGACCGGCTCACCCTGTCCCTGCCTCAGGCGTCGGCCGGCACCCAGGTGTACGAGGGCGAGCTGGCCTGGCCGGCCGGCGGGGCACAGCCCGTCTACGACCTGCCGAAGCAGGCCGGCACGCCCGCCGGCGGCTCGGGCGCCGTCCAGCTCAAGAAGGACCAGACCGCCATGTTCTGGGTCTACTCCCCCGCCGACCGCGAGGCCACCCTCGACGTCGACGCCCTCGGCGGCACGGGCGCCCGGCTCTCCGTCAACGGACACGACGTCCTGCGCCTGGCCAAGGGCGGGGGCAAGGTGGCGGTCTCCCTCTCGGGAGGCGTCAACAAGGTGACGGTGACCGGGAGTTCGTCCACCACCCTCGTCGACCGTCTCACCGTCACTCCCGGCCAGGGCACCCTCAAGGCGCGTACCTACGAGGCGGGCGACGCCGAGCTCGCGGGCTCGGCCACGCTGACCCCGCTCTCCCTGGCCACGGCCGGCACCGCGATCACCGGCATCGGCGGCGAGCCCCGCAACGGCAACACCGCGACGTTCGACGTCGCCGCCGACCGCGCCGGCCTGTTCGCGCTGCGCATCCGCTACTCCAACCCCGAGCAGTCCGCGGCCACCCACTACAACCCGGACCCGCTCGCCCGCCACGCCGACATCAGCGTGAACGGCGGCGAGACGCAGCGCGTCGGCTTCCCCCACACCTTCCACCAGAACAACTTCTGGGAGCTGACCGTCCCGGTCCGCCTGAAGAAGGGACAGAACACGATCACCTTCCGCTCCGAGGAACTGCCGAACTTCGACGGCACGACCTACGCCTCGGACACCTTCCCCGGTGTTCTGCTCCGCTCCCGCTACGCGCCGCTGATCGACCGGATCGCCGTCGCGCCGTACGCGCGGGAGGTGCGATGA
- a CDS encoding extracellular solute-binding protein, protein MNSSSRQRRLTAAALTALAVAVSATACSSGSGSTDAEGGGSGTYTIWDPYPQFDKSSAWVKLLDQCGTKAGVKVKRTAFDTSDLGNKTLLAAQQGNSPDVLIVDNPVVSTLAEAGVLTTTEDSKLDTSKVDPNLLAAGQSGGKTYGTPIGANTLALYYNKKVLKAAGVDITSVKDWKSLTAALGKVKKAGKKGITFSAIGTEEGSFQFLPWLWGSGAKLTELDSSQAVSALSLWKDWLKNGYAPNSVLNNTQTTSWQEFTSGDYAFAENGTWQLAGAKKAGLDYGVLPVPGATGGNAAAPTGGEFVTLPVQQDTGRYTTTQKLATCLTSTDNLYDTDTTLSYVAPTSEVQDKQVAANAELKPWVDAVKAAKGRTSDDLGTKYPKISEQMWKAVQSALSGSKSPKDALTAAQSAAQ, encoded by the coding sequence ATGAACAGCTCCTCCAGACAGCGCCGTCTGACCGCCGCGGCCCTGACCGCCCTGGCCGTGGCCGTCAGTGCCACCGCCTGCTCCTCCGGTTCGGGGAGCACCGACGCCGAGGGCGGCGGCAGTGGCACGTACACCATCTGGGACCCGTACCCGCAGTTCGACAAGAGCTCGGCCTGGGTGAAGCTGCTGGACCAGTGCGGTACCAAGGCCGGTGTGAAGGTCAAGCGGACCGCCTTCGACACCAGCGACCTGGGCAACAAGACGCTGCTGGCGGCTCAGCAGGGCAATTCGCCGGACGTCCTCATCGTCGACAACCCGGTGGTGTCGACCCTGGCCGAGGCGGGGGTGCTCACCACGACCGAGGACAGCAAGCTGGACACCTCGAAGGTCGACCCCAACCTGCTCGCGGCCGGCCAGTCGGGCGGCAAGACCTACGGCACGCCCATCGGCGCCAACACCCTCGCCCTCTACTACAACAAGAAGGTCCTCAAGGCCGCGGGCGTCGACATCACCTCGGTGAAGGACTGGAAGTCGCTGACGGCGGCGCTGGGGAAGGTCAAGAAGGCGGGCAAGAAGGGCATCACCTTCTCCGCGATCGGCACGGAGGAGGGCAGCTTCCAGTTCCTTCCGTGGCTCTGGGGCTCGGGCGCCAAGCTGACCGAACTCGACTCCTCCCAGGCCGTGTCCGCCCTCTCCCTGTGGAAGGACTGGCTGAAGAACGGCTACGCCCCGAACTCGGTGCTCAACAACACCCAGACCACCAGCTGGCAGGAGTTCACCAGCGGCGACTACGCCTTCGCCGAGAACGGCACCTGGCAGCTCGCGGGCGCCAAGAAGGCCGGCCTCGACTACGGGGTGCTTCCCGTCCCCGGCGCCACGGGCGGCAACGCCGCGGCCCCGACCGGCGGTGAGTTCGTGACCCTCCCGGTCCAGCAGGACACCGGCCGCTACACCACCACCCAGAAGCTGGCGACCTGCCTGACCAGCACCGACAACCTCTACGACACCGACACCACGCTGTCCTACGTGGCCCCCACCAGCGAGGTCCAGGACAAGCAGGTGGCCGCGAACGCCGAGTTGAAGCCGTGGGTCGACGCGGTCAAGGCGGCCAAGGGTCGCACCAGTGACGACCTGGGCACCAAGTACCCCAAGATCTCCGAGCAGATGTGGAAGGCCGTCCAGTCCGCCCTGAGCGGGTCCAAGTCACCCAAGGACGCGCTGACCGCGGCCCAGTCCGCCGCCCAGTAG
- a CDS encoding LacI family transcriptional regulator: MNIGEIARRAGVSRSTVSYALSGKRPVSDDTRRKIQQVIDELGYRPNASARALANGRTSTIGLVFPPAGNHYTGMQLDFIGSVVEAAAAYDYDVLLSPSGVDSDRSFQRLLGERRVDGAILMEIKLEDDRVDHLAALDFPSVAIGRTAHPEGGWWVGLDHTALAAACVHHLADLGHRRVAFVNRPEQLLRAGYESAHRGLDGFTKAAAERGLTVRTYCCGDDAASGQACLEQILRDDPGTTALVTLNEAALGGLYRGLAQAGRHVPRDFSVTGVVAGRWAETVTPQLTAADVPAEEMGRHAVELLVERLDHPDAAPRHHLLVPPISLRASTGPAGATPTADAEAATTP, from the coding sequence GTGAACATCGGTGAGATCGCCCGGCGAGCCGGTGTCTCGCGGAGCACCGTGTCCTACGCGCTGAGCGGCAAACGCCCGGTGTCGGACGACACCCGGCGGAAGATCCAGCAGGTCATCGACGAGCTGGGCTACCGCCCGAACGCCAGCGCCCGGGCCCTCGCCAACGGCCGGACCAGCACGATCGGCCTGGTGTTCCCCCCGGCCGGGAACCACTACACCGGCATGCAGCTGGACTTCATCGGCAGTGTGGTGGAGGCTGCCGCGGCCTACGACTACGACGTGCTGCTGTCGCCGAGCGGTGTGGACAGCGACCGCTCCTTCCAGCGGTTGCTGGGGGAGCGGCGGGTCGACGGCGCGATCCTGATGGAGATCAAACTGGAGGACGACCGGGTGGACCACCTGGCCGCGCTGGACTTTCCGTCCGTCGCCATCGGCCGCACCGCCCATCCGGAGGGCGGCTGGTGGGTGGGCCTGGACCACACCGCGCTGGCCGCGGCGTGCGTCCACCACCTGGCGGATCTCGGCCACCGCCGGGTCGCCTTCGTCAACCGGCCCGAGCAGCTGCTGCGGGCCGGGTACGAGTCCGCGCACCGCGGCCTGGACGGCTTCACCAAGGCCGCGGCCGAACGCGGGCTGACGGTCCGGACCTACTGCTGCGGGGACGACGCGGCGTCGGGCCAGGCATGTCTGGAACAGATCCTGCGCGACGACCCGGGCACCACGGCCCTGGTCACGCTGAACGAGGCCGCTCTGGGCGGTCTCTACCGGGGGCTCGCCCAGGCGGGCCGCCATGTGCCGCGCGACTTCTCCGTCACCGGAGTCGTGGCCGGCCGGTGGGCGGAGACGGTGACCCCGCAGCTCACCGCGGCCGACGTACCCGCGGAGGAGATGGGCCGGCACGCCGTCGAACTGCTGGTGGAGCGGCTCGACCATCCCGACGCGGCACCCCGGCACCACCTCCTCGTGCCGCCCATCTCCCTGCGGGCCAGCACCGGGCCCGCGGGAGCCACGCCCACCGCGGACGCCGAGGCCGCCACGACGCCCTGA
- a CDS encoding carbohydrate ABC transporter permease, with the protein MNRSTGRPWWKTAVGLLLTGVMLFPVYWMVNVSFTRDQDMRKSPPDLLPVHGTLAGYRAVLDQQLPYLGTSLVIGLGTVVLTVALAAPAGYALAKLRPRGGGVLSFVLLAAQMIPGIIMAMGFYAIYLSLGLLQSVPGLIVADSTLAVPFAVLIFTAFMSGIPGELIQAAQMDGARALRTFWSVVLPMSRNAVVTVSLFAFLWSWSDFVFASTLVNGGANEPITLGIYHYIGNNNQEWNAIMATAVVASLPAAVILVLAQRYVAAGVTAGAVKD; encoded by the coding sequence ATGAACCGAAGCACCGGTCGCCCGTGGTGGAAGACGGCCGTCGGTCTGCTGCTGACCGGGGTCATGCTCTTCCCGGTCTACTGGATGGTCAACGTGTCCTTCACCCGGGACCAGGACATGCGCAAGAGCCCGCCGGACCTGCTGCCGGTCCACGGCACCCTGGCCGGCTACCGGGCCGTCCTCGACCAGCAGCTGCCCTACCTCGGCACCAGCCTGGTCATCGGCCTCGGCACCGTCGTCCTGACCGTGGCGCTGGCCGCTCCCGCGGGCTACGCACTGGCGAAACTGCGCCCGCGCGGCGGGGGCGTGCTGAGCTTCGTCCTGCTGGCCGCCCAGATGATCCCCGGCATCATCATGGCGATGGGCTTCTACGCCATCTACCTCAGCCTCGGCCTGCTCCAGTCGGTGCCCGGCCTGATCGTCGCCGACTCCACCCTGGCGGTCCCGTTCGCGGTGCTGATCTTCACCGCCTTCATGTCCGGTATTCCCGGTGAGCTGATCCAGGCCGCGCAGATGGACGGAGCGAGGGCCCTGCGCACCTTCTGGTCCGTCGTGCTGCCGATGAGCCGCAACGCCGTCGTCACGGTCTCGCTGTTCGCCTTCCTGTGGTCCTGGTCCGACTTCGTCTTCGCCAGCACCCTGGTCAACGGCGGCGCCAACGAGCCGATCACCCTCGGCATCTACCACTACATCGGCAACAACAACCAGGAGTGGAACGCCATCATGGCCACCGCCGTCGTGGCGTCACTGCCGGCCGCGGTGATCCTCGTCCTCGCCCAGCGCTACGTCGCCGCCGGTGTGACCGCCGGAGCCGTCAAGGACTGA
- a CDS encoding maleylacetate reductase produces MNTPLDFRYQALPMRVVMGPGALDRLADEIDHAGLKRVMVLCSPEQRELAETVAGLIGARAADIHPHARMHVPAEAAAEARRRAKEVNADGCVAVGGGSAIGLGKIVALQYGLPIIAVPTTYAGSEMTPVWGMTENGVKRTGRDPRVLPVSVLYDPALTVTLPAAISVTSGMNAIAHAVEALYAPDASPVIDLMAEEGVRALAAALPDVVADGADLDARARAQYGAWLCGACLGATTMSLHHKLCHALGGTLDLPHAPTHTVVLPHALAYNQDAAPKAAAALGRALGTSADPATHLWDLAGRLGAPRSLRELGMAESDIDRIVQVSLANPYGNPREVTAEGLGQLLRAAWSGQPPTS; encoded by the coding sequence ATGAACACCCCGCTCGACTTCCGATACCAGGCACTCCCGATGCGCGTGGTGATGGGCCCCGGAGCCCTCGACCGGCTCGCCGACGAGATCGACCACGCCGGACTCAAAAGGGTCATGGTGCTGTGCTCGCCCGAACAACGGGAGCTCGCCGAGACGGTCGCCGGCCTCATCGGCGCCCGCGCGGCGGACATCCACCCCCACGCCCGCATGCACGTGCCCGCCGAGGCGGCGGCCGAGGCCCGCAGGCGCGCGAAAGAGGTGAACGCGGACGGCTGCGTCGCCGTTGGCGGCGGCTCCGCGATCGGCCTCGGGAAGATCGTCGCCCTCCAGTACGGCCTGCCGATCATCGCCGTACCGACGACGTACGCCGGGTCCGAAATGACGCCGGTGTGGGGTATGACGGAGAACGGCGTCAAGCGCACCGGCAGGGATCCGCGCGTCCTGCCGGTCTCGGTCCTGTACGACCCCGCGCTCACCGTGACCCTGCCCGCGGCCATCTCCGTGACCAGCGGTATGAACGCGATCGCGCACGCGGTGGAGGCCCTGTACGCGCCGGACGCCTCCCCGGTCATCGACCTGATGGCCGAGGAAGGCGTACGGGCACTGGCCGCCGCACTCCCGGACGTCGTGGCCGACGGCGCCGACCTCGACGCCCGAGCCCGCGCCCAGTACGGCGCCTGGCTGTGCGGCGCCTGTCTCGGGGCCACCACCATGTCCCTGCACCACAAGCTCTGCCACGCCCTCGGCGGCACCCTCGACCTGCCGCACGCCCCCACCCACACCGTGGTGCTCCCGCACGCCCTCGCCTACAACCAGGACGCGGCGCCCAAGGCGGCGGCCGCGCTCGGCCGCGCCCTCGGCACCTCCGCCGACCCGGCCACACATCTGTGGGACCTCGCCGGCCGGCTGGGTGCCCCACGCTCCCTGCGGGAGCTCGGCATGGCCGAGAGCGACATCGACCGGATCGTCCAGGTCTCGCTGGCCAACCCCTACGGCAACCCCCGCGAGGTGACCGCGGAAGGCCTCGGTCAGCTCCTGCGCGCCGCCTGGTCCGGGCAGCCCCCGACCTCCTGA
- a CDS encoding 6-chlorohydroxyquinol-1,2-dioxygenase, which produces MPGTDEAAKAITTAAVDSFRDTPDPRLRELLQGLVRHLHGYVRELRPTIQEWEYAVEYLTAVGQTCDPTRQEFILLSDVLGVSMLVETVNEQGGGTESTVLGPFHVVESPKRESGDSIDLMGTGKPCVVSLRVTSADGSPLSGASVDVWQCTEDGFYDVQQPDVQPPGNGRGLFRTDDEGRLWFRTVVPSHYPIPTDGPVGLLLDATERHPYRPAHIHFIVDADGHRPLTTHIFVAGSPYQDSDAVFAVKESLVVGFAQVDDEQKAHDYRVTAPFRMAEFDISVEPETNKDAR; this is translated from the coding sequence ATGCCCGGCACCGACGAAGCGGCGAAGGCCATCACCACCGCGGCCGTCGACAGCTTCCGCGACACCCCGGACCCCCGGCTGCGTGAACTGCTCCAAGGGCTCGTCCGGCATCTGCACGGTTACGTCCGTGAGCTGCGCCCCACGATCCAGGAGTGGGAGTACGCCGTGGAGTACCTCACCGCCGTCGGGCAGACATGTGATCCCACCCGACAGGAATTCATCCTCCTCTCCGACGTGCTGGGTGTGTCCATGCTGGTCGAGACGGTGAACGAGCAGGGCGGCGGCACCGAGAGCACGGTCCTGGGGCCGTTCCACGTCGTGGAGTCCCCGAAGCGCGAGAGCGGCGACAGCATCGATCTCATGGGCACCGGAAAGCCCTGTGTCGTGTCGCTTCGCGTCACCTCGGCGGACGGCAGCCCACTTTCCGGGGCGAGCGTCGACGTCTGGCAGTGCACCGAGGACGGCTTCTACGACGTGCAGCAGCCGGACGTCCAGCCGCCGGGCAACGGACGCGGTCTCTTCCGGACCGACGACGAAGGCCGCCTGTGGTTCCGCACGGTGGTGCCGAGCCACTACCCCATTCCGACCGACGGCCCGGTGGGACTCCTGCTCGACGCCACCGAGCGGCACCCGTACCGCCCGGCCCACATCCACTTCATCGTCGACGCCGACGGCCACCGACCGCTGACGACGCACATCTTCGTCGCCGGCAGCCCCTACCAGGACTCGGACGCCGTCTTCGCCGTCAAGGAGAGCCTGGTCGTCGGCTTCGCGCAGGTCGACGACGAGCAGAAGGCCCACGACTACCGGGTCACCGCTCCGTTCCGCATGGCCGAGTTCGACATCAGCGTCGAGCCCGAGACGAACAAGGACGCCCGATGA